Within the Meriones unguiculatus strain TT.TT164.6M chromosome 2, Bangor_MerUng_6.1, whole genome shotgun sequence genome, the region cagcctgagagtggacccgaccgattcccacgccatgggagcctcccctcacctgggaaacacaatcgctgcagttttagggcccagagtttagtctcctggtcactgcacggagtgtgttgtcctgcttctcagacacagtgttttcCTGGccccgccatcttggctcccctcagcttatttgttttctatcctagctgtagcctcctccttcatttcatcccaatcccactctccctccctcaactcctcccatgcacctctccaagtccactgatagggggtgattatgtgctatttcttttctttcagtttgtttatatggtagattacgttgatggatttatGTATATTGAATTTCtacatgcctagaatgaagcctacttggtcattgtagataatatctttgatgtgttcttagatttgggtTGTGAtaattttaatgagtattttttcatcCATGTTCAcgagagaaattggtctgaaattctctttctttgttggatctttgtgtggattAGGTATCAAGATAACTATGCCCTCATAGAAAGAgcttggtaatgttctttctgttgctATTTCATTCAATAATTTAACGATTACtgttattgtcttttttttgaaagtctggtagaattctgctctgaaacaaTTTAGCCCTGAACTATTTAGTCTCCatggataggagacttttgataTCAGCTCGAATTTCCTTATAGGAtacatgattattttattttgttattttttaatattagttacagtttattaactttgtatcccagctgtggcctgctctttcattcccacccaatcccacccttcctccttcatctcctccctgcccctttccaagtccactgataggggagatcctcctccccttccatctgaccctagtttatcaggtatcttcaggactggctgcaatgtcctcctctgtggtctagaaggttgctcctccctcatagtggaggaagtcaaagagccagccattgagttcatgtcagaaatagttccccttactagggaacccacttggatactgagctaccatgggctatatatgagcaggggttctaagttatatccatacatggtccttgattggagatacagtctcatgaaagacctctgtgcccagatatatttggtctttgtggagatcctgtcctctctaggtcatactaactaccccttctttcatatgattccctgcactctactgaatgaaggtttggttatgagtcttaatatctgctttgatacactgctaggtagagtcttttgatgctcaatgtccttagccatcagagagatggaaattaaaacaactgtgagatttcactttacacccatcaaaatggctaagatcaaaaactcaagtgacaacatagaaaggttgtagagaaaggggaatcctcctccattgctggtgggaatgtaaactggtataaccactttggaaatcaaactggcgctttctcagacaactaggaatagcgcttcctcaagatccccctataccactcctaggcatatatccaaaagatgctcaagtacagaacaagtacattttctcagccatgtttgtagtagctttattcagaatagccagaacctggaaacaacccagatgtccctcagtcgaggaatggatacagaaattgtggtacttttacacaatggaatactactcagcgattaaaaacaaggaaatcatgaaatttgcaggtaaatggtgggatctaaaaaagatcttcctgagtgaggaatcccagaagcagaaagacacacatggtacatactcacttataagtgggtactagacctatgagataggataaacatactaaaatctgtacacctaaggaaggtaaacaagaaagaggacctggggtaagatggtcaatcttcacttagaaagacaaatgggatggacattggaagtaggagaaaacaagaaccaGGACAGGAACTAAccttagagggcctctgaaaaactctacctagcagtgtatcaaagcagatgctgagactcataaccaaaccttcgattattttatttatttacctgatcttgattcaacttttgtaagtggaatctatcaagaaaattatccatttcatttagattttcaaatattgtggcatatgggcttttgaaataagtcttaatgattctttggatttcctcagtgtctgttattatgccctccttttcatttctgcttttgttgacTTGGCATTAGGCATACAACAATTTTAAATCAGCTTCTAGTTGATGCTGAAGCTGATATGCATCTTGAGAAGAACCCTGGCTCCATAAATTACCAGGATTTCTGGATGTGAACCAAGGCTGACTTATAGGCAAGCTGGATACCTATATCAGGCTAAGATATTCTGATGTTTCTTTAAACCGAGTAATccacaaaataatacaaaatacaaacCCAAAACCAATAACAAAGCAAAAACTAAATCaaaccaaaataacaaataaacaacccccccccccagcaccaCCACCAAGTCTGTGTTGCTGGATTAATACTGAATTTGATTATTCTATATTAGAATGGTTGGGGTCCACTCTAAGGCAGTGACTGAAAGTTATGATGGCGATGTATAAAAAGACATGTCCTTTTTAGCATTTCATTAGACTACACAATGATCCTATGTTACATTTATCCTTAATTGCTCATTTGTCTGTCACCGTACCTCATCACTTATGAAAGCTACTCTTGTAGCTTGTCACATAACTTGTCACATCCGGGATAATGAAacctaaattaaaaatttatcttCATCAAATTGCCCTGTGGGCTTGTAGTTGGGAGTATTTTCACGATTTCTAATTCATGTGGGAAGACACTGTGCCATTTTAGGCATTACTTGGGTTACATAGGAATTGTGCCTGCCGCTCGTGCTTGGCCTCCAGGGCCGGGACTGCGCGCCCGCGGGAGCCGGCGCCGAAGATATGGGGCTCCCTCGGCGCACCTGTGATgtgggactggggggggggggaagcgaCCCCGTCGTCGAGAAAACCGGAAGCCCATGGTGACCCCTGGCGACCCGGTTTGTTTTCGGTCGCTTTGCAGACACGGAGGAAGCGAAACCCGGTGGCCTTGGGGACGACCCTGCGTAGCCAGGGTTCAGGCCACAATGGACACACTAGTGGAAGATGACATCTGTATTCTCAATCATGAAAAAGCCCACAGAAGAGAGACTTCACTCTCACCATATCCCGGAGACGAGTCTGTTGCTTCACATTTTGCCCTGGTCACTGCGTATGAAGGCATCAAGAAGAGACTTAAGGACTCAGAGAAAGAAAACTCCttcttaaagaaaagaataagagCTTTGGAAGAAAAGCTTGTTGGAGCTCGAGTAGATGAAGAAGCAAGTCCTGTGGAACGAGAACAAGTGAATAAGGCCTATCATGCATATCGAGAGGTTTGCATTGATAGAGACAATTTGAAGaacaaattggaaaaaataaataaagacaactCTGAATCTTTGAAAGTATTGAATGAACAGCTACAGTCTAAAGAAGTAGAACTTCTGCAGCTCAGAACAGAGGTGGAAACAGGTGATGAGGAATTTAAATTCACCCTCATCCAACTGGGAGGTGGAAAAGTTAGGCTGTGATTTGAAGATCCATGGTTTAGAACAAGAGCTTGAACTAATGAAGAAAGAATGCAACGATCTCAAGACAGAGCTACAGAAAGCCAAGCAGACGGATCCATCTCAGGAAGACTTTCTGCAGAACAGAGATGTCGTCAGGCCGAGCTCGTCAAGGGAGGAGCATGCTCCACACCAGGGCCTTCTCCACAGTGACAATATGCAGCATGCATACTGGGAACTGAAGAGGGAGATGTCTAACTTACATCTGGTGACTCAAGTGCAAGCAGAACTACTAAGAAAACTGAGAACCTCAGCTGCAGTCAAGACAGCCTGTACCCCAGTAGGATGTGTGGAAGACCTTGGAAGAGACAGCACTAAATTGCACTTGACAAACTTCACCGCAGCTTACAAAAGACATCCCCCTTTGTCACCAAATGGCAAAGCTACTTGTTATGCTCCATCTTCCCCTTTGCCAGGAGATAGAAAGGCTTTCTCAGACAAAGCAGTTCTTCAGTCATGGACAGATAACGAGAGATTGACTCCTAATGATGGTGCAGACTTTCAGGAGCACAATTCCTATGGCAGAAATTCTCTGGAAGATAATTCCTGGGTATTTCCAAGCCCTCCTAAATCAAGTGAGACAGCATTTGGTGAAAATAAAAGCAGAATGTTACCTTTACCCAACCTGCCACCACTGCATTACTTGGATCAACATAATCAGAACTGCCTTTACAAAAGTTAATTTGATGGGACTTGTGATTTGATCAGGAGGACACTAATTCACTAGTTCTCCCAAGGGATTGTTCAGACTGGAAGTGGACTTTGATTACAGTCTTGCAGAGTTCTCCAATATGTACATTTGTACATTCTGCACATTATGTACTTTATTTTCCAGTTATGAGAACCTCTGGTTGTACCTTTAATAACAATCACAAATTTTTGCTTCTTGGAAAAGGAATGAAAACGGAAATTTTAGACATGGTTTTATAAAGTATGTGACCAGTCTAAATACCCATTCAAATAAAGAGTAGTTTTTAATATAAGAGAAAAACCATGTCTGCTGGTTCATATTATACCAAGAAGCAAATGGCAGTGTGAAAAGGTTGCACTTCTTTGGCTTTCTGATGCATAAAGATTTGAAATGTAATGGAGTAAAAGTAGGTTATTACATCTCCGCTGTTCTTCAAGTTTTAAGATTCAAAATCATTTTAAGTAATTTGTGTATACAATTTCAAAGTGCAATTTAAATTCTAAGACTTGAACTAATGACCATTGAAGCCAACTTTTTCCCGTGTATTCAAATCCAAATAGTTAAAAATGATGATGTATGCGAATTAAACTATTATAACCTTATACAAAGTCCAGTTGAAGTAGAAAGAACATCTCACAGAGCAGTGTGTTCAGTGAGTCATAGTGAACTCACCATGTAGTCATTTTCAGCAGAGCAGCTGTCTGttttacacatacacagaacAGCTTATGCACAGATAGGACATTTGAAAAAGTAAATCCTAATTAACTTCATCTAAAACTAAATTTTATGCTGTATAATTATGAAATATCCCTTAAGTGGCCAATCACTtgtaaataagtaaagaaataaagaagatggCTTCATGTGGAAATTAAATTCCTTCAGGGTCAAAACAAAGAGTATTAGTGATCATGTATTACCTGTGTGATGTAAGAAGACTATCCATTCCTAAGTGGCATTTCCTACATCCTCAATTTAAAGGACCTCTGATCTCGTGCTGAATCCCATGCAGAGCCCGGCAGTGTTCACCATTCAGTTATCTCACTCACTTACTCATGCCTGCCCTGATTAATGGAATTGATGTCAGATACTGGATTGTGTTCTGACCAATGAACACAGCTGACTCAAGGGAGTACAGGCTCCTGCCAAGTAATAGAACAAAACCCAATATGCATAAAACAAACACGAGCCTCCAGACTCCAGCTGAGGGAACTAACTACCTATATAATAAGAAAGCGGATTTGTTTCTCTTGTGGCTGCGGAGGCCTTCATCTCATGTCTAATGTAGCTTACTGGTTTGCCTTTTTTAAACCAAGATTAGAAGTTTCTTCTGTAAAGAGAGTCTTATAATGTTTTGTACAATgccaagaatttgttttaattaaaattatttttgttcttaaaatGGAATTAGATGTGAAATACTGTCCTTGCCTATGTATATTTCCAAAGTCTggtattaattttatttctccAAAAATATTCTGAATGGAGCAAGTTTCCTCTAACCATTGTAAGTTATCAAAAAGGATCACCAGAACAGTCTGATGTTCTTAACAGTTGAAAGTATTTAATGCCCTATGTAAGACTTCTTTAGCTAGAAAGATGAACCCTAAAATATTTTTGCCTAgccagaaaatgttttaagtataCACTTACATTGTCAGTTCTGTGTTTGAAGGGGTGGCATGGTAGCATCTATATCTTGTAATTCATTAAAATTTGCACTTTGgttggttctttaaaaaaaaaaagaattgtgcctgcaggagacaacttcctgaacagaacaccaacagcacaggctctaagagcaacaatcaataaatgggatctcatgaaactgaaaagcttctgtaaagcaaaggacaccatcatcaaaacaaaacgactgcctacagattgggaaagaatcttcactaaccctttatctgatagaggactaatatccagtatatacaaagaactaaagaagctgaaaagcagcaaaccaaataatccaattaaaaaatggggaacagagctaaacagagaattctcaacagaggaatatcgaatggcagagaaacacttaaagaaatgctcaagctcattagccatcagggaaatgcaaatcaaaacaaccctgagataaccttacacccatcagaatggccaagatgaaaaactcaagcgacaacacatgctggagaggttgtggagaaaggggaaccctcctccactgctggtgggaatgtaaactggtacaaccactctggaaatctatctggcgctttctaagacaattaggaatagtgcttcctcaagacccagctataacactgctagatatatacccaaagtttgctcaagtacacaaaagggatacttgctcaaccatgtttatagcagctttatttgtaatagccagaacctggaaacaacccagatgtccatcaacggaggaatgggtacagaaattgtgatatttttacacaatggaatactactcagcagtcaaaaaggaggaaatcatgaaatttgcaggcaaatggtgggatctagagaggatcattctgagtgaaatatcccagaaggagaaagacaaacacggtatatattcacttacatagacctataagatatgataaacataatgagatctatatacctaaaaaagataatcaagagagtggacatggggtaagatgatcaatcctccaatcctcgtttagaaagacagatgggatgtgtattgaatgtatgacaggagtctactgagtgcatctgaaagactctaactagcagtgttttcaaagcaaagactcatgaccaaacctttggcagagtacagggaatcataagaaagaaggggagttagtctgatggggaaaggataggagctccacaaggaccaaatatatctgggcacagggtcttttctgagactgacattcaaccaaggaccatgtatggatataacctagaacctctgctcagttgtagcctgtggtagctcagtaaccaattggtttcccaaagtgaggggaacagggactatttctaacaggaattcagtggctggctcttttacctccccaccccccaagggaggagcagtcctgttaggccacagaggagggctttgcagccagtcctgaagatacctgataaaacaggatcagatgaatggggaggaggtcccccccatcagtggacttggaaaggggcacggtggagatgagggagggagggagggactgggagggaatgagcgagtgggacagggctgggatacagagttaataaaatgtaactgatgagaaaaaaataaaattaaaaaaaa harbors:
- the LOC110542944 gene encoding LOW QUALITY PROTEIN: 5-azacytidine-induced protein 2-like (The sequence of the model RefSeq protein was modified relative to this genomic sequence to represent the inferred CDS: inserted 2 bases in 1 codon), whose protein sequence is MDTLVEDDICILNHEKAHRRETSLSPYPGDESVASHFALVTAYEGIKKRLKDSEKENSFLKKRIRALEEKLVGARVDEEASPVEREQVNKAYHAYREVCIDRDNLKNKLEKINKDNSESLKVLNEQLQSKEVELLQLRTEVEXQVMRNLNSPSSNWEVEKLGCDLKIHGLEQELELMKKECNDLKTELQKAKQTDPSQEDFLQNRDVVRPSSSREEHAPHQGLLHSDNMQHAYWELKREMSNLHLVTQVQAELLRKLRTSAAVKTACTPVGCVEDLGRDSTKLHLTNFTAAYKRHPPLSPNGKATCYAPSSPLPGDRKAFSDKAVLQSWTDNERLTPNDGADFQEHNSYGRNSLEDNSWVFPSPPKSSETAFGENKSRMLPLPNLPPLHYLDQHNQNCLYKS